A stretch of Gemmatimonadota bacterium DNA encodes these proteins:
- a CDS encoding NAD-dependent epimerase/dehydratase family protein produces MKKVLLLGASGLIAPHITPALEQDYDLRLADIKDHPDGKPVLTVDVRDYGQVREAVEGVDAVMNFTVLRHDDTLSFQVNTVGAWNVMKAAADAGIRKVIHTGPAQTLLAYVHDTDIPVDAPDAPSSDYYFITKHLSNEIVRSFARHHKIHTVCYLFQGLAPRPTEHTGKNSTREFLIIHDDLAVACRQGLELPSVPEFYQAFNLHSHYGPGRYSLEKAERILGYAPQEEWWKWQRRPAG; encoded by the coding sequence ATGAAGAAAGTCCTGCTGCTCGGCGCTTCCGGGCTCATCGCGCCGCACATCACCCCCGCGCTCGAGCAGGACTACGACCTGCGGCTGGCCGACATCAAGGACCACCCGGACGGAAAGCCCGTCCTCACCGTGGACGTGCGGGACTACGGCCAGGTCCGCGAGGCCGTGGAGGGCGTGGACGCGGTCATGAACTTCACGGTCCTGCGCCACGACGACACGCTGAGCTTCCAGGTCAATACCGTCGGGGCCTGGAACGTGATGAAGGCGGCCGCCGACGCCGGGATCAGGAAGGTGATCCACACCGGTCCGGCCCAGACCCTCCTGGCCTACGTGCACGACACCGACATCCCCGTCGACGCGCCCGATGCGCCTTCCTCCGACTACTATTTCATCACCAAGCACCTGAGCAACGAGATCGTCCGGAGCTTCGCCCGGCACCACAAGATCCACACGGTCTGCTACCTGTTCCAGGGCCTGGCGCCCCGGCCGACCGAGCATACCGGCAAGAACTCGACGCGAGAATTCCTCATCATCCACGACGATCTCGCCGTGGCCTGCCGCCAGGGCCTCGAACTCCCCTCGGTTCCCGAATTCTACCAGGCCTTCAACCTGCACAGCCACTATGGACCGGGGAGATACAGCCTGGAAAAGGCGGAACGCATCCTGGGCTACGCGCCGCAGGAAGAGTGGTGGAAGTGGCAACGGAGGCCGGCGGGGTAG
- a CDS encoding NAD(P)-dependent oxidoreductase: MNILITGAASRLGRAVADALEGHSLRLVDESPVEAPAATGGETRGEWAGDEAQGSLLDQDFAWRAVRGMDAVVHTGEPPQDLPESEVEREKHLLELATRGTHQLFKAGVEAGVKRFVYGGTLDLFRPYPDDVYISELWKPLPEPDMPAMSRYLGEHTAREFARDHMVTVTGLRLGNLVSEEEVAGQAPDLLWLDYRDAAQAFRLALERDASDQVWWTSRYATYHICADLENPKYLINQARNLGYAPVHNFAANWRG; this comes from the coding sequence ATGAACATACTGATCACCGGCGCCGCGAGCCGGCTGGGACGGGCGGTGGCCGACGCCCTTGAAGGCCACTCGCTCCGTCTTGTGGACGAATCGCCCGTCGAAGCGCCAGCCGCGACCGGGGGCGAAACGCGCGGCGAATGGGCAGGCGATGAGGCCCAGGGCAGCCTGCTGGACCAGGACTTCGCCTGGAGGGCGGTCCGCGGCATGGACGCCGTCGTCCACACGGGCGAGCCGCCGCAGGACCTGCCGGAGTCCGAGGTGGAGCGCGAGAAGCATCTCCTGGAACTGGCCACGCGGGGCACGCACCAGCTCTTCAAGGCCGGGGTGGAGGCGGGCGTGAAGCGTTTCGTCTACGGCGGGACCCTCGACCTCTTCCGGCCCTATCCCGACGACGTGTACATCAGCGAACTCTGGAAGCCGCTGCCCGAGCCCGACATGCCGGCCATGTCCCGCTACCTGGGCGAGCACACCGCCCGCGAATTCGCGAGGGACCACATGGTGACGGTCACGGGACTCAGGCTGGGCAACCTCGTCAGCGAAGAGGAAGTGGCCGGCCAGGCGCCCGACCTGCTGTGGCTGGACTACCGGGACGCGGCCCAGGCCTTCCGCCTCGCCCTGGAGCGCGACGCCTCGGACCAGGTCTGGTGGACAAGCAGGTACGCCACGTACCACATCTGCGCCGACCTGGAGAATCCGAAGTACCTCATCAACCAGGCGCGCAACCTCGGCTACGCGCCGGTCCACAACTTCGCCGCGAACTGGCGGGGCTGA
- a CDS encoding amidohydrolase produces MRIIDPHTHVWVNDPAFPWPSESDAPPAEDRTAEMLLALMDRHGVEKTVLVQYIGYRWDNAYVSHVLRTYPDRFAGVCRVNPEDPAAPDHLSRWVEEHGFQGVRLSPAEGPAGDWFRGPLMPPIFRRAEELEVPLLMLTRPGRLPDLAGLLDRFPNLDVVVDHMADAQPDRPDEIQAVLDLARYPRVYVKISHTWSISNQDYPWSDTHAMVEAVYQAFGGQRIMWGTDWPVCLPNAAYGQTLTVVRDEMKFIAPEDMPRVLGGTALDLWTFND; encoded by the coding sequence ATGCGCATCATCGACCCCCATACCCATGTCTGGGTCAACGATCCCGCTTTCCCCTGGCCCTCGGAGAGCGACGCACCGCCCGCCGAGGACCGAACGGCGGAGATGCTCCTGGCCCTGATGGACCGGCACGGCGTGGAGAAGACCGTCCTGGTGCAATACATCGGCTACCGTTGGGACAATGCATACGTATCTCACGTCCTGCGCACGTACCCGGACCGGTTTGCCGGGGTCTGCCGCGTCAATCCCGAAGACCCCGCCGCACCGGATCACCTCAGCCGGTGGGTGGAGGAGCACGGCTTCCAGGGCGTGCGGCTGAGTCCAGCCGAAGGCCCTGCGGGCGACTGGTTCCGCGGCCCCCTGATGCCGCCCATCTTCCGGCGCGCCGAGGAACTCGAGGTCCCGCTGCTCATGCTGACGCGGCCCGGGCGCTTGCCCGACCTGGCTGGCCTGCTGGACCGGTTTCCCAACCTCGACGTCGTCGTGGACCACATGGCCGACGCGCAGCCCGACCGGCCGGACGAAATCCAGGCCGTACTCGACCTGGCCCGGTACCCCCGCGTATACGTGAAGATCAGCCATACCTGGTCCATTTCGAATCAGGACTATCCCTGGTCGGATACCCACGCCATGGTCGAGGCGGTCTACCAGGCATTCGGCGGCCAGCGCATCATGTGGGGCACCGACTGGCCCGTCTGCCTCCCGAACGCCGCCTACGGCCAAACCCTGACGGTCGTCCGCGACGAAATGAAGTTCATCGCGCCGGAGGACATGCCCCGCGTGCTGGGCGGCACGGCCCTGGACCTGTGGACCTTTAATGATTAG
- a CDS encoding 6-bladed beta-propeller: protein MQMSFGSGAYTYELQENWYSLPEGWSFGWITGVACDSQDRVYVYSRSEHPLIVFDRDGQFIKTIGDGILKDAHGIYIDGEDNLYLTDWLDHCVRKFDRDGNQVRVIGMPGVPGAADGDPFRKPTDAVVAPNGDIYVSDGYENARIHHYDAEGRHIHSWGSWGSGPGQFELSHCVRIDRHDRIWACDRTNERIQLFDLEGNYLEERAVPGKPDTTFFDPEEDIVYVAELEQQVGIYTLDGDLVSSWGGGRRSDRPGEFAGCPHGIWMDSRGDLYVGEVQADARLQKFVRTR from the coding sequence ATGCAAATGAGTTTCGGCAGCGGCGCGTATACCTACGAATTGCAGGAGAACTGGTACAGCCTGCCGGAGGGCTGGTCCTTCGGCTGGATAACCGGCGTGGCGTGCGATTCCCAGGATCGGGTGTACGTGTATTCGCGGAGCGAGCATCCCCTGATCGTATTCGACCGCGACGGCCAATTCATCAAGACGATCGGCGACGGCATACTCAAGGATGCGCATGGTATCTACATCGACGGAGAGGACAACCTCTATCTCACCGACTGGCTGGATCACTGCGTACGCAAGTTCGACCGCGACGGAAACCAGGTGAGGGTGATCGGCATGCCCGGCGTTCCCGGCGCGGCGGACGGCGATCCCTTCCGCAAACCCACCGATGCCGTCGTCGCGCCGAACGGCGACATCTATGTGTCCGACGGCTACGAGAATGCCCGGATCCACCATTACGACGCCGAGGGCCGCCACATCCACTCCTGGGGAAGCTGGGGCTCAGGCCCGGGCCAGTTCGAACTCAGCCACTGCGTCCGCATAGACCGCCATGACCGGATCTGGGCGTGCGATCGCACCAACGAGCGCATCCAGCTCTTCGACCTGGAAGGAAACTACCTCGAGGAACGCGCCGTTCCCGGCAAGCCCGACACCACCTTTTTTGACCCGGAAGAGGATATCGTCTACGTGGCCGAACTCGAACAACAGGTAGGTATATACACCCTGGACGGCGACCTCGTAAGCAGCTGGGGAGGCGGACGGCGCAGCGACCGGCCCGGCGAGTTCGCCGGATGTCCCCACGGCATCTGGATGGATTCACGCGGCGACCTCTACGTCGGCGAAGTCCAGGCCGACGCCCGGTTGCAGAAGTTCGTTCGCACGCGCTGA
- a CDS encoding phytanoyl-CoA dioxygenase family protein gives MALTEAQLAEFHDRGLVVVEDVLTDADLDPVIETMTEFVDRQARNLHFEGKIADLYEDEPFLTRYARLFAQSTEIGSGMDIYDLRAKPVFDFLRNDNLLDAVESLVGPEITCSPIQHIRAKPPSRLDASPSYNVPWHQDSGVSWAESDRTLALTCWLPLVDATVERGCLEVIPDVIHTGHLDHVSDAGTRIKPDLMPETEAEPAEVRKGGVVFLSQYTPHRSTPNLTEWDVRWSLDLRYVAYGAPTGRPFFPDFCVRSRANPERVLTDHQAWADSWVEALEEQRRNPKQAHRVAQAP, from the coding sequence ATGGCCCTCACCGAAGCGCAACTGGCGGAGTTCCACGACCGCGGTCTGGTGGTCGTCGAGGACGTGCTGACCGACGCGGACCTGGATCCCGTGATCGAGACCATGACGGAGTTCGTCGACCGGCAGGCGCGGAACCTGCACTTCGAGGGCAAGATTGCCGACCTGTACGAAGACGAACCCTTCCTGACGCGCTACGCCCGGCTGTTCGCCCAGAGCACCGAGATCGGCAGCGGCATGGACATCTATGACCTGCGGGCGAAGCCGGTCTTCGACTTCCTCCGGAACGATAACCTGCTCGACGCCGTGGAGTCCCTGGTCGGCCCCGAAATCACCTGCTCGCCCATACAGCACATCCGGGCCAAGCCGCCGTCCCGCCTGGACGCCAGCCCGTCGTACAACGTGCCCTGGCACCAGGACTCGGGGGTGAGCTGGGCGGAGTCGGACCGGACCCTGGCGCTGACCTGCTGGCTGCCTCTGGTGGACGCCACGGTGGAACGGGGGTGCCTGGAGGTGATCCCGGACGTGATCCACACCGGCCATCTCGACCACGTGTCGGACGCGGGCACGCGCATCAAGCCGGACCTCATGCCCGAGACCGAGGCGGAACCGGCCGAAGTGCGCAAGGGCGGGGTCGTCTTCCTGAGCCAGTATACGCCCCACCGGTCCACGCCGAACCTGACCGAATGGGACGTGCGCTGGAGCCTGGACCTGCGTTACGTGGCCTATGGCGCGCCGACGGGCCGGCCCTTTTTTCCGGACTTCTGCGTGCGGAGCCGAGCGAATCCGGAGCGCGTACTGACCGACCACCAGGCCTGGGCGGACAGCTGGGTCGAGGCCCTGGAGGAACAGCGCCGCAATCCCAAGCAGGCCCACAGGGTTGCGCAGGCGCCTTAA